The following are from one region of the Phormidium sp. PBR-2020 genome:
- a CDS encoding Rpn family recombination-promoting nuclease/putative transposase, with protein MYDNICKFLAETFPDDVATWLLGRSVKLSKLSPKELSNEPIRADALILQQSDDLVLHSEFQTLPVEEIPFRMADYRLRGHRRFPQKRMVQVVVYLKPSNSPLVYQDYFRIEGLQCQFRVIRLWEQPNDLFLQCPGLLPFAVLSRTDNRPQVLNQVAEELDKIEDRRTRSNLAAATGVLAGLVLGEDVIRQIIRRDVMRESVIYQEILREGELIGEQRGEQRGEQRGKQRGILEGKQQVAINLLRQGMTVEQVVNLTELPRDVVQKLQDDNG; from the coding sequence ATGTACGACAATATCTGTAAGTTCTTGGCAGAGACATTCCCCGACGATGTCGCCACTTGGTTGTTGGGGCGCTCAGTTAAACTGAGTAAATTAAGTCCCAAAGAACTCTCCAATGAGCCAATTCGAGCTGATGCACTCATTCTCCAACAGTCGGACGATTTGGTGCTTCACAGCGAATTTCAAACCCTGCCTGTCGAGGAAATCCCCTTTCGCATGGCGGACTATCGCTTGCGGGGACATCGACGTTTCCCCCAGAAGCGAATGGTTCAGGTTGTAGTTTACCTGAAACCCAGTAATTCTCCCCTAGTTTACCAAGATTATTTTCGGATAGAAGGACTGCAATGCCAATTTCGGGTGATTCGGCTTTGGGAACAACCGAATGACCTTTTTCTGCAATGTCCTGGCTTGTTGCCCTTTGCGGTGTTGAGTCGCACAGACAACCGCCCCCAAGTTCTGAACCAAGTGGCTGAGGAACTTGATAAAATAGAAGACAGGCGAACCCGCAGCAACCTGGCAGCAGCCACGGGAGTTTTGGCTGGGTTAGTCCTGGGTGAAGATGTGATTCGTCAAATTATTAGGAGAGATGTCATGAGAGAGTCAGTTATCTATCAAGAAATTCTCCGAGAAGGAGAGCTAATTGGTGAACAACGGGGTGAACAGCGGGGTGAACAACGGGGTAAACAACGGGGAATCCTGGAAGGCAAGCAGCAAGTGGCTATCAATCTTCTCCGGCAAGGAATGACGGTAGAACAGGTTGTTAACTTGACTGAGTTGCCTCGGGATGTGGTGCAAAAACTCCAGGATGACAACGGTTAA
- a CDS encoding DUF2283 domain-containing protein, whose translation MAERVKVWFDPEADFLEVIFSDTPGYMRETENDAVMERVDLEGNLLGFSILGVSQLAQSKPLIAELLSGKGSVA comes from the coding sequence ATGGCAGAGCGAGTAAAAGTTTGGTTTGACCCGGAAGCTGACTTTTTAGAAGTCATTTTTTCCGATACTCCCGGTTATATGCGAGAAACCGAAAATGATGCTGTGATGGAGCGAGTAGATTTAGAGGGTAACTTGTTAGGCTTTTCAATTCTGGGGGTTAGTCAGCTTGCTCAATCAAAACCATTAATTGCTGAGTTGTTATCAGGAAAAGGAAGTGTAGCTTAA